The stretch of DNA ACACAATTACTCAGGTTGTAAATCCAACTGCGACAATCAAAGcgcaagtacaagtaatcGTACGTGACTCTTCGTACAAATACCGTAGGGTACTTGGAGCATATACTGATGTCTTACTCCACTCTCTCCTACCCAGAACAGATCACAACTTcaaaggagaaggacaacCCGCACCATAGAATGTTGCAAGAATGTTTTATTCTGTGGGGTACCTAGCTGTGACCGAAGCGATGAAGATTCTTTTCGGGAAACCCTGGATCTATCATTTTCGACTGTTCCTTCCTGAACAGGCTAGGCTGGTTTTGCTTTCGGACTCCGCTGAAGTCGGTGCTGCAAGACAAGCCACACACAAGAACAGTTCAAACCGCGACCCACGTGATACAAACGTTAGTCTGTCGCACGCAACAAAGCAGCGACCGCCACACCTGTCTCTATCACGTGAGCaacaggtttttttttttttttttttttttctgtgTCCTACCTTTGATTCTCCACTTTTTTTCTGGGCTTCTCGTAGTTTTTTCTGGTCTCTCCCAATAGACTCGCGCGCCGCAAGCAAGTTATTAGCTCGTACCTCttagtacatactactgAAGCAGGTTGAGAATAGGAGAGGAGTAAGGACGGAGTTGGGGAGGTCGTAGAGGTCTGAAAGTCGGCACGGCGAGAAATCAACGTATATTTATACTTGTATCAAATTCTCATCAGTATCCGAGCTGCACAACCCCAAATAAGTGGTCATGCGGAGGTACTCCCGTTTTTCCGTTTGTCTCATTTGACACACTAAGATTAGAGTGGGTGTGAGGGAACCGACGAACTCAACTGCGGTGGAAAAATTACGAgtgacaagaagaaaacaCGCTGAGCGAGTCAGTTtctagtcacgtgacagggATATTGGCGCGCACCCGCCCCCCCCGGGCTGTCGACACATGACCTGTCACGTGCCGTGCGTTATCTCCGCTCGGTCAGGTGACGGGTGGAACTATCATTAACAGCTGTGCGCGATGCATGTTATCACGGCCTAGTAAATAAAGTTGTCCAGATCGTCAACCGCCATTAGACCTTTACGAGACCCCATTTGCACTCTTTTAAACGGCTCTTTTCCGCTTCCTTCTACATGACCCAAGCGGAACCCTCGTCGCGGCAAAGCACAGACATGCAGTACGGATCCGTTCACTCAGAGCCGCTGGAGCCGGTATCTTCGGCCTACCAAGCCACAGGAACCATCATGTCGTCGGTGATCAACCTGGTGAACACCATTGTTGGCGCGGGCATTCTGGCCATGCCGTTTGCGCTGAGGCAGAACTCGCTTTTCCTGGGCGTCTTTCTCATTATCATGTCCGGCTCTCTGTCGGGCTTTGGTCTTTTCCTCCAGGGCCGATGTGCATTCTACGCTCCCGCTAGACAGGCGTCCTTCTTTGCGCTGGCATCCCAGACCTACCCGTCGCTGAGCGTCATCTTCGACATTGCCATCGCCGTCAAGTGTTTCGGTGTTGGCGTCTCGTACCTCATCATTGTGGGCGACCTCATGCCCCAGGTGGTGCAATCACTGTTCAACCCCGGAGATAACACGCAGTTTATCGTGAGCCGCGAGTTTTGGATTCTGGCGTCCGTCGCCATCGTCGTTCCGTTGTCGTACCTGCGAAAAATCGACTCGCTCAAGTACACGTCGCTGGTAGCGCTCATCTCTGTGGGCTATCTCATTGTGCTGGTGGTGGCCTACTACCTCTTCTCGGACATTTCCTCCACCCGCGCTCCCATCTCGCTCTTTAAGCCCGCCAAGATCTCCAACGTGCTATCTTGCTTCCCCATCATTGTCTTTGCATTCACCTGCCACCAGAACATGTTTTCCATTGTCAACGAGCTGCAGCACCGAACCGCCGCCAACATCAACCGAGTCGttgccacctccatctccttctcggccttctGCTACTGCCTCGTTGGAGTCACGGGCTACCTGTCCTTCGGAAACATTGTGTCTGGAAACATTGTGTCTATGTACCCATCGTCTGTCGCCACTGAGATTGCTCGTTTTTGCATTGCGTTCATGGTGGTTCTGTCATACCCGCTACAATGCCACCCCTGCCGAGCCTCGCTGGACCATACCTATTCGTGGTTTCAGTCCAGCGGATTTGTCAAATCTTTGGCACACAAGGTGTCCTGGAGCAGACTTCCGTCttcggaagaagagatggtTCACCCTACTAGCGGCGGCCAACCCGGTTCCATGACCACCGCACGGTTTGGAATCGTAACCACTATCATTGTGGTAGCCAGTTACATCACCGCTTTGACTGTGGAGTCGCTGGAACTCATGCTGGCGTTTGTGGGAAGCACAGGCTCCACGTCCATCTCGTTCATTCTGCCCGGTCTATTCGCCTACAAGCTGATTGGAGCAGACGCGAGCAACTCAGAAGACTGGCTCAAATGGTCCGGCCTGGCATTGTGTCTGTACGGAGTTCTTGTCATGATTGTCTCGTTAGGCATCAACATCTACCTGTTGCTCTGAAGCGGTTCAGCAGTCCAGACACACATCACTGTCATTACACGTGATTAGTACAGTAAATATACGGTTAGGGATAATAAGGGAGCAGCCAGCATGTAGAAGTAGGGATTGTGTATGTTATGTTGGGGGATTTGGGGTATAAtgaagtaccagtacatgaAAGATCAGACATATTGTAAAGTCGCATGTACAATACACTGTACGAATGCAAGCGAGCGGTGTATTTGTACGCTGTAACAATTCTCATGTCTATCTGGAACAGTTTGATGACAGTAAAAGTTACAGAGATTTCTTAATCAGTGGTATTCTTGTTTACTTTTTCGCGTTGATATGAATTAATCTGAATTTTCTTCGAGTTTTCACTTCGATATCCCGAAAAATCTAAATTTAATCCTACTTAATTCCCCTTAATCCAGTTAAACTCCCGTGAGTGAATTTATAGCTTAACAGTATGGCGGGGCAAATCTGGGGTAGTGCCCAATTCAGCCAATATTCGCTGGATAGACAatcagacacaaacacgcgGTTCAGATAGCCCTCTAGTTACCCAAAACCGGCGCTCTTGTCCTTGCGACGTTTTAAACACGAACTATCGAAGTTGCTCTGCCAGGTGAGCTCGGACATAGATGTGGGGTGGGTGTGTTATGTCCCTGTATGCAAGGTGCAACATATGCCAGGGAGGAGTCTCAAAAGTGGTATTAGAGGCGACAGAGAGACCGGGAGAAACATGGCGTCGGCTATTACGGCAGCCCTCATCCTAGCCATCTATTTATATCCCTTCAAAGCTGCACCAATACCCCACAACATACCCCCCCCTTTGTTGCTCCCCCACATCGACATTATCATGTGCAAGACCCAAAGCCTAATAAAGCAGGCACTGTAATGTATGCGGGTAGCCCGAAAGCTACGATACGAACCACTACAGCCCAGCTAATCTTGAGCTGAGAGGAGGACCCGAGGACTTAATCAACTCTCCAGTCGTTAGATATTGCCCAGACACTTAGACGTCACCTCAATCACAGCCACACCTCACAACACAAGTGACACAACACAAGACACTACTTTCACACAACCACCCGCACACATGTTCCGACGACTCACTGGATCGCAGTCGGAATCGTCCATCTACGGCCTGGTAAACGACTCCCAGACGTCCATGGGAACCATGGACTACGCCAACGAGCTGGCGTCCCAGCTGGACATGTTGCTTAAGAAGGATAAGCCCCTCTCCACAGACGATTCTGCCAGTGTGGCATCTTCGTCAGCAGCTTCTAGGACGTCGTGGCTCGGACCATCCATCCCACGCCACTCCCGGCACTTTGTCGATGCCTTGTACGACAAGGTGATTCTtcccaagctcaagaaaTCGATTATCGGAGATGTCGATTCGGACCTCGGCTCGGCCGTGGCCACACCCACGGGCTCGGGATCGCGACGAGGGTCCTTCAGTACGATCCGGGCCTTGGACATCTCGGAGGAGCCCTTTTCCGAGTCGGATATCTCCGTTTTCGACGACTCTGTATCTGTTGCCTCTACCGCGTCCTCCGAGCCGTTCCGAATCTCGCAACATAACCCCCCCAAACCGGTGTTTGACCCCGAAGCCCACGAGGCCGGTCCTGAATTGAGTAtcccgctgctgctgcgaaaCATTGCCGAGCTCAGCAAGCGAGCCGGAGGCGTCATGAAGACCCAGACCGTGGTTCTCAAGGCCATCCAGTGGCAGAACCCATGCCTATCCATCTCCTGCATCTTCATCTATACCGCCATGTGCCTGTACCCCGGTATTGTCTTTGTGCTGCCTGGTCTGCTCTTCATGTACGGCATCATGGCTCCAGCCTACGCCGAAAAACATCCTCTGCCCAAAGAATACCGTCCCAGCCCGTGGACGGTCAAAAACGAGTTTGACATGGctgccgacgacgacacgTCGATCCGAGCCGCACAAATCAAGCGAATCAAGGCCGCTGAAAAGAAGCCTGTAGACGTTAAGAAGAGTATGAAGAACTTCCAGAACGCCACCACTAACCTGATCAAGGCGCTTGACAAGCTCGAAAGCTTCCTGTCAGGACCCGCGGGATTTGCCAACGAGTCTCTCTCTGCTCTCATTTTCCTTTTGATTGGATTTGCCATGATTGgcactttttttctgtcGGCCTTCATCCCCTGGAAGGCTCTGCAGATTGGAGCTGGCTGGGGAGTCATTATTGCCGGCCATCCTACGCTTCTCAAGCGAATCGTGGCTATTttggacgagctggagaagtctgacgacgaggagaagcccaaggagtCCCCTGTTATTGCTATTCTGCAAAAggtgcagaagaaggagttcATTAACGATGAACCTCCTCAGGGAGAGACGGTCGAGATCTTTGAGCTTCAGCGACAGGGCTTGACTCCCCGACAATGGGACTCTTGGGTGTTCACATCCTTGGTTTACGACCTGGGTTCTTCCTGGAgacaggccaagaagcggCCTCCTGGGGCACCCTTTTTGGGCGACGTTGAGGCCCCTGAGGGATGGCTGTTCTCAAAAATGCATGATTGGGAAGTGGACATGAACCCCAATGAGTGGGTTGGAGAGCGAGGGCTGGGACGATGTACGGAGATGGACAACGACGAGTGGGTCTAcgatgtggagaagggaGTGAGAGGAGAGTGGCGGCGACGACGGTTCATTCGAACCGCTTTCAAGGAGAGCACCGTTCCCAAGGAGTTGTTGGGCCTGGTTTAATTTATACAACATTGTCGAGCGAGTGCACGACTGCTGATTTGAAACCTCGGACAAATGTAATAGCCCGTTGGACTTGGAGTTCAGCGACGACTAAGTAATGATATCAATGGTAAGTTGCGGGAACGTGGTAggatgtacatacaatacttTTCGTATTTGCTAGCTATTGCGGTCTCATTCGAGGTGAAAGTACtggtaccagtacgagtacttgtatgttCAAGTTACCAAGTCACACTCATGTCGTAGAGTCTCGCCACAAGGCGAAACTACTTGTGGctggttgtttttgtccATCTACCATCTCCGTTTCTGTTAATTTCCGCCTAATTTGTTCCCCTTTTTGGCGTGTTTGCGCCCCCCCTGCACCTCCGCATTCTCTAACTAGAGAGTCAACTAAGCCTTCAACTAAAGTTTGGGTGTATAGGTGATCTGCACGGGTTCATTTCCCTACGTACGATCGCCTCCTTATACAAAGAAATGACATGTGGGGCGTTAAAACGTAAGATAATGATGCTGGCAAAATCCTGACACAACCAGAACAATCTTCGATACGAGACGACCAAGACCGTGTCGCTAAATCCCCCATAACTCGAGTTACACGACCTGAAACAGTCAAAATCGCATAAAATCAGACTCCGGCTCATCATATATTAGAGTTTGATGGGCCAGCGCCCACGGCCATCGTCTGTGGTGGTCGAGAGGGTTTCCAACGTGTCATTGTGCCCAGGCACGAGttttgtcacgtgataatCTCTACTGGTCTCCAGCACGACTCCCCGTTCCATCTGGATTCACTCCACCTCTTGTCCTCCTGCATTCTCGTGGACGCGTCTCGACACGCGACAAGGTTGGAGGTGCATGCCTGCGCAGACACACTTGacttttgttgttgtgaATGCAAGGCAGTGCCAAAAAGAGAGCGTGGACAAGGACCAGGGCTACACGAGCTGAAACGAGCTCAGTGTGCGTGTCTGGGCCACACGAGCAGAGCTATGGAGGATATTATCTTGCCCCCtaaaagcaaaaaaaaaaccgcAGTCGTGTTTTGCCGCAAATTAGAAAGGCCAAAAATAGCCTTGGGGGGTGTGCGGCTGGGTGAGTTAAGAAGGAGAGAATATAGGGAGTTGACTGTAGAATAAGAAGGTGGGAAATGGTTTGGGGGGAGTCTCAAGAGCGGGTTATGTCTTcagaggaaaaaaaaatcatcATTCTGGCCCTCTGGCGACGCTGTACATCCCCTCCAAGTCCTGTCTGTTTTCATACATTTGTTTGTTTAGACCGTTGTATGTGTGGGAACCTTAATGTGCTCCTACACCTTTGCAGCATTGTCACGACACTCTTTGCAATCTCAGCACACACCCAGCTAAAGTACATTCACACACGACCATGTCTGCCCCCTCGTCGCCGCGGCAGGAGTCCGGCGAACCCATAATGCCCCTGAGGATTAATAAGTCACAGCAGACTCAGAGAAAGATTTTCGAGGCGATGAAAGATGGTGAGTAGCTGAAGGAGCCGCAGTTGCGAAGCAGCTGTGAGATCGAAAGAGATACAACGACAAGCGGAAGAATATCCAAAGATAACTTCAGAGCACAGGAGACAGTTCAGAGTACGGCCGATTTCATCGACAGTTGGGCAGAGACCTGGAACGATATGCTAGCACGTCTTTGAACCATGTGTTGTTGCTCGCTCAGAACATTCGACCCTCCTCTGCCGTCATTCCCTGCTAACTcagaaaaaacacacaagACCAAAGTCGCAGGTACCGCCAACACGCGCAACATCCGGTCCTTCTGGAACGACCtcgaaaaaaacaatgaCAAGTTCACCCCCAAACCGCCACAGTCCAACGTCTACAACTCGCCTAACCCGCAGTTTGTCAACTCGTCGCCCCACTTCTCCTCTCTCGAGTTCAGAGAGGGTTCTCCAGGATACGAGCCACCGCCAGGATCACTGGGCCGTCCTCTCAAGCAGGTAATTCGACGggccaactccaactcccgGCTCCATGGTCCGCGGGAGTTTTCGCCACAGCCCGGAAGCCCTTCTTCAGACTACGGTAGTCCTCCTATTGGCGGAATTGATGAGGTGCTGGAAACTCCGGTGGTCAAGCAGGAGTTTGAACCTATCCAGGAGTACTACCAAGAGGACTACCATGGTGATGATAACTACGAGGTTCAAAATGGGCAGCCAGCGCGCGAAGAAGACGGCAGCCTCTCCCGCCTGGTCGAAGAGGAAGGCAACCTGACCCGCTCAAAatccaagaagaacgtGACCTTCAACATGGAGCCTCCGTCCATTGTCATGTACGAGACGCTGACCCCCGAGTTGGGTCCCGAATCTCCTCTGATGCGATCCGATGAGGAGTTTTCGCCTCATGAGGATGATATCCACGACAACCACCCAGTCATTGAGCCCGGCTTCAACGACTTTTACAACGACGACATCATCACTCCAATCTCTGCTCCCCGACGACCTCTCCCTATGATTCCCCAGGTTGATTTGATTGATAGTGAGAGCGATGGTGAGGGTACACAACCAGAAATCCATGCTCCTGTAGATTTGGATTCTCCATCGATTGAAAACTCCGTCAAGGCCGTCTTTTCGCAACGTTCTCTATCCGACAACAAACTGAACATGATTGAAAACACGATTGATGACGCTCACCAGGTGTCGCtcgagtcacgtggccaCAATTCCCTCGGACCCGACTCAAAGGAGTACATTCGAGAGGCTCTTATCGACCATCAACTTCCTGAAGAATCTCCTATGGTGGGCTCGTTCTCCGAGTACGAGCAGGGTCAGTACGAGGCTCAGTTTGATCACAACGGCCGGCTGGTCATTCCCGTGAACCTCACGCGAAAAGAATCACTGTTGGACAACGAGCGCAAGATTTCCACCAAACATCATGTGCCTACAATTGACTCTCACAGCGACGAGAAGGCTCAGATGACCCGACGAGTGTCTCAGCGACGACGCTCCGTCATCAAGGCGTTGGAGAACGAATCTAAGCCTGCTGAGGGTGTGATTAAcgaggaagatgaggaagatgaggaggatgaggaagacgaggaagaggagagcgaggacgaggagagcGAGGACGAGTTCCAGGACTCCGAAGAGATGATcggagaagctggagagaccgccaaggaggctaCAGTGACACAAGCCGTTCCTTCAGTGAGTGacgttgctgctgtcgccTCTACAATTGGTGTTGCCGAGGCACCTACACCTTCAACAGAGGCTCCCGTGCACTCGGCTTCGGCCGCCTCTATCGCCTCCACCGGCCTAGAGAACGACTTCCAggactccaaggaggaatTCTCCTTCTCTGAGGGACTCAATGAGGCGCTTAAGAACGAGTACGAGGGCAACGTGCATCTGTCACAGATTCTGCCCGACGAGCTGTCAGAGCAGGCACGTGACATGAGTGATGTTCCTGGCGAGCACACCGTTCATACGTCTTCTGTTGAGACGCCTGTACCTCTTCCTGCTGTAGAGCATGAGGACTGGTCGTCTTCGTTCAGCCACGTGACAAAGACGGAGTCGGAAGAGTCCAAGTCTGAGTCGTCATCTTTTGCCCACTCATTCAACCAGACCACCACAGAGCTTCATCCTGAAGAACGTTCCGTCGTCCACAACGATGCCCCCactgacgaggaggatgaggaggaaagTGAGGAGagtggagaggaggaagaggatgaggaggaagagagtgaggaggaagaagaaggctctgaACAGGAGCCggaggaagatgaggaggaagaggaagaggagacGGCGGCTCGTCTTGTCCAACCCGTCCAGCAATCTGACATCGGTGACGCTTCTGTCATGTTTGACCGTTCAGTGCGCAACATAAAGacggaggtggtggacgaCATTCTTCCTGGTTCTGATATTAAGACCGAGCCTGACAATTTCGACGACTTCAATCCCGACGAGATTCTCGCGGATATTCCTCGTGGCGACTTGTCCATGAACGAGTCTATGAGCGGTGCTGGACGGGACTCTGGACGATTCTCCTTCGGTCCTGAGTCGTCTTTCAgcgtcaagaaggccgatGAGACGATTGATGACTTTGTTCCGGCTGTCCCCGAGGTTCCTGCTGAGCATCTGAACCGCGAGGCGGTAGGAGATATTCTCACAGACTTGAACAAGGATACAGAGCAGAACCAGGGagatgaggaagaggaagaggacgaTGTTGAAGAATCGGAGACTGAGTCGGAAGAGACGGAAGAGTCTGTTGAAACCAAATCACTGGCCGACTTTACAGCGTCTACGGCCACTGATCACGTGGCTTCTCACGTGCCCACAGACCCCGAGGACCAATCTCACTCCGACATTGAGTCCGAAACTCCTCTTCTCGTTACCAAGCTGCGTCAAGCTCCcgtggctgctgctcctgagTATGAGGATGACGACACTGCTCCTGTGACTGTATCTTCGTTTTCGGACTTTTCGCTTCCACAACACCGTGACTTTACTCCTCTCATGGGCTTTGAGTCTCCTGCTGAGCAGGACTCTCCCATGAAGACCACCGGTATTCTCACTAGTGGCGTCAAGGGAGAGAAAAGAGACATTACGCCGTTTTTCCCCAAGATGGATAAGTTTGAGGGAACTGATGCGACACGTGACGTGTCGGCCGAGTCAGATGGCCGCTACGACGAGGCTGATGAGTCAGCCATTCAAGGTGCTCGAGCTCTGATTGCAGACTCGGAGATGCGGCAATCACAAGATGAGGCCATAGAacaatcacatgactaTGATTTTGGCTCCGAGTCTGAGTCCGAATCCCCTGTCAAGGGCGAGTTTGTCAAGAGCGAACCCGTGGACGAGATTGTGCACGAGCAGTTCATCAAGCACGAACCTCAGCACGACCCCATCAAACCCGAGCCGCAGTttgagcttgttgagcCGGAGCGAGACGAGGCGCGTGACATGACGCGTGATGACACTGAGTCGCACGACGTCTCTTCAATCGGCATGATGACTGCTCTCAACGACTCTCGGcttgtggaggaggctggcGTTGCCAATGAGGTGGTGCCTCCGATGCCGGCAATTCCTGCCGAGCTTGAGCATGAACTTGCACCGGTAGCCACTACTCCAGTGGCAGCAACTACGGAGACGGTGGAGAACACGGTTAATCAGACCGTTGACTTGCCTGTCCTTCCCGTGGCAGAGTTGGAGCGTACTGCTGAGGCTGCGGCCGAAGCTGTTGTCCATCAGCCCGAGGGTGCGCCAACGAGCCCGGTGGTTGATGCGCCAACTACCCCCGTGACATCGAGCTCTCCGTTTGTGTCCACCACTCCTCGAAGCATGATCATTGATGACGTGCCAGTAAATAACCTGAACCGGCCTCCTGTGGTTGGAACTAGCGCTGCCATTGATCCTGTCACCAACAAGCCCATCATCCCAGTGACACGTGACCGAATGTCTGTTCCTCGTGTTCCTGTTGGTGGTGCTGTTCCTGGAGCGGCTGCCACTGCAGTCGGTGCCACTGCAACATCCATGTCTACTCTGCCCAGCCAAGTGGGACTCATGACAATGCTGCAGGAGAGCGAGTCCGAGCCATTAAACGGAGACATTCCCCCCGTTCCTTCCTTGCCGGATATTCTCCCTGCCGAGTTGTCAGGCGCTGAACTCGACGACGGGCTCGACAACGAGTTTGACCCCGATGCTACCCCCGAGTCAGTCAATGTGTCTCGCTCTCTTGCAGCTCCCGTGATTCCCACGCCCAATCTACCGACGCCCAACTTCCACACGCCTCTCGGCCAGTTTGGAGTCTCTCCTGACGTTCACCAGCGGCCCAATAACTCCATTGTGCCTGAACAGGTGAGTGTCTTGCCTGAGTGGAGTGAGGGCGGAGAGGAGGATATGTCTGCTCCAGGTGTGATTGCCGTAGGTGCTGACAGCGGAGATGTGACTACTTCTGTGCCATCCAGTGCTGGAGCTACTGcaccacctcttccttcGGTTCCCACACCAGCACTTCCTGCTATCCCTGGAGAGCATAcagaagctggagagcACACAGATGGTCGTTTTGATTCTGCTCACACGACTGGACGATTTGAATCAGCCGATGaaggtggtcacgtgaagaaggagttcTCTCAGTATTCTCTTTCTCTGGATCACTCTCCCGAATCCCAATTTGGCGACCAGTTCAAGCAGTATGACGTCATGCAAGATATTCCCGTCAAAGAGGAGTACGTGCCCGAGGATCAGCAGACCATCAAGATGCACGGCCGCAACAACTCGATTCGGGCACGCAAGTCGCTGGCTCACGATGAGGTGTCGCGGTTCACCCACGCCCGTCGCAAGGTGTCTGGGGACTTTGGAGGTCTCGGTTATAACGATACGATGCGAGATCTGAGCAGCCGAGGTTCTGACGACTCCGAATATGACGACCATCTTCAACGGGAGATTTCGCAGACCCCCATCAAGCTTCCGGCTCCGAAGCTTGAGTTCTCCATCGAGGACTTGACTGAGGACACCGAGAGTATGTTTGCGGATCTGGAGAGCGAGTTTGACCGGGTGATCAGCGTGCAGAAACGTGGCTACTCGCTGCGGGAGAACAATCGTATCGTTATTGCTAACGGTCCAGCTCGGGAGATCAACCGGCGACTTTCTGGCCCTGTCAAGAAGTGGGATGGAGGCAGCAATGTTGCTGAACCCACTCCTGAGATGCCTCCCATGCCCGAGCAGTACAAATCTATGGTCGGTGATCCTGAAGTGAGTGGAGTTGGTGCG from Yarrowia lipolytica chromosome 1D, complete sequence encodes:
- a CDS encoding uncharacterized protein (Compare to YALI0D11880g, similar to Saccharomyces cerevisiae BUD4 (YJR092W); ancestral locus Anc_7.463, weakly similar to uniprot|P47136 Saccharomyces cerevisiae YJR092w BUD4 budding protein), coding for MSAPSSPRQESGEPIMPLRINKSQQTQRKIFEAMKDEKTHKTKVAGTANTRNIRSFWNDLEKNNDKFTPKPPQSNVYNSPNPQFVNSSPHFSSLEFREGSPGYEPPPGSLGRPLKQVIRRANSNSRLHGPREFSPQPGSPSSDYGSPPIGGIDEVLETPVVKQEFEPIQEYYQEDYHGDDNYEVQNGQPAREEDGSLSRLVEEEGNLTRSKSKKNVTFNMEPPSIVMYETLTPELGPESPLMRSDEEFSPHEDDIHDNHPVIEPGFNDFYNDDIITPISAPRRPLPMIPQVDLIDSESDGEGTQPEIHAPVDLDSPSIENSVKAVFSQRSLSDNKLNMIENTIDDAHQVSLESRGHNSLGPDSKEYIREALIDHQLPEESPMVGSFSEYEQGQYEAQFDHNGRLVIPVNLTRKESLLDNERKISTKHHVPTIDSHSDEKAQMTRRVSQRRRSVIKALENESKPAEGVINEEDEEDEEDEEDEEEESEDEESEDEFQDSEEMIGEAGETAKEATVTQAVPSVSDVAAVASTIGVAEAPTPSTEAPVHSASAASIASTGLENDFQDSKEEFSFSEGLNEALKNEYEGNVHLSQILPDELSEQARDMSDVPGEHTVHTSSVETPVPLPAVEHEDWSSSFSHVTKTESEESKSESSSFAHSFNQTTTELHPEERSVVHNDAPTDEEDEEESEESGEEEEDEEEESEEEEEGSEQEPEEDEEEEEEETAARLVQPVQQSDIGDASVMFDRSVRNIKTEVVDDILPGSDIKTEPDNFDDFNPDEILADIPRGDLSMNESMSGAGRDSGRFSFGPESSFSVKKADETIDDFVPAVPEVPAEHLNREAVGDILTDLNKDTEQNQGDEEEEEDDVEESETESEETEESVETKSLADFTASTATDHVASHVPTDPEDQSHSDIESETPLLVTKLRQAPVAAAPEYEDDDTAPVTVSSFSDFSLPQHRDFTPLMGFESPAEQDSPMKTTGILTSGVKGEKRDITPFFPKMDKFEGTDATRDVSAESDGRYDEADESAIQGARALIADSEMRQSQDEAIEQSHDYDFGSESESESPVKGEFVKSEPVDEIVHEQFIKHEPQHDPIKPEPQFELVEPERDEARDMTRDDTESHDVSSIGMMTALNDSRLVEEAGVANEVVPPMPAIPAELEHELAPVATTPVAATTETVENTVNQTVDLPVLPVAELERTAEAAAEAVVHQPEGAPTSPVVDAPTTPVTSSSPFVSTTPRSMIIDDVPVNNLNRPPVVGTSAAIDPVTNKPIIPVTRDRMSVPRVPVGGAVPGAAATAVGATATSMSTLPSQVGLMTMLQESESEPLNGDIPPVPSLPDILPAELSGAELDDGLDNEFDPDATPESVNVSRSLAAPVIPTPNLPTPNFHTPLGQFGVSPDVHQRPNNSIVPEQVSVLPEWSEGGEEDMSAPGVIAVGADSGDVTTSVPSSAGATAPPLPSVPTPALPAIPGEHTEAGEHTDGRFDSAHTTGRFESADEGGHVKKEFSQYSLSLDHSPESQFGDQFKQYDVMQDIPVKEEYVPEDQQTIKMHGRNNSIRARKSLAHDEVSRFTHARRKVSGDFGGLGYNDTMRDLSSRGSDDSEYDDHLQREISQTPIKLPAPKLEFSIEDLTEDTESMFADLESEFDRVISVQKRGYSLRENNRIVIANGPAREINRRLSGPVKKWDGGSNVAEPTPEMPPMPEQYKSMVGDPEVSGVGATGGVGSAVPGAAPKTVPAPASQIRSKKTIPSSQRMPTVESGRLFVRLLGLKDLDLPSVDSKNAVLSLTMDNGIHCITTPYESLRKSTRLDQEFELTVEKDLEFILTLRTRWKRKLPPMVAPVVQRRPSNSSMSTKNKLGKLFGKKSDPRLNGGTPAAPAAPADPWDALTAKDGSFGRSYIAFAQYEQEIYGKPGVFEVNCFNEWTEVNGKKRQPYKIAKLEIELMYIPRGSKSETLPVSIEAAQETLKEASAKTHIETEGFMSQHGGDCKYWRRRYFTLRGTTLTAYSETSRKPRATINLAKAVAVIADKSALSQPTVEVGRDKQRRKSVFAAESDGFMFANEGFRLRFANGEIIDFYADSEATKDTWVSQLRGVVATQAKAQPWVDLVLARREYEKNTMK
- a CDS encoding uncharacterized protein (Compare to YALI0D11858g, uniprot|Q8NJX0 Yarrowia lipolytica Integral peroxisomal membrane peroxin); translated protein: MFRRLTGSQSESSIYGLVNDSQTSMGTMDYANELASQLDMLLKKDKPLSTDDSASVASSSAASRTSWLGPSIPRHSRHFVDALYDKVILPKLKKSIIGDVDSDLGSAVATPTGSGSRRGSFSTIRALDISEEPFSESDISVFDDSVSVASTASSEPFRISQHNPPKPVFDPEAHEAGPELSIPLLLRNIAELSKRAGGVMKTQTVVLKAIQWQNPCLSISCIFIYTAMCLYPGIVFVLPGLLFMYGIMAPAYAEKHPLPKEYRPSPWTVKNEFDMAADDDTSIRAAQIKRIKAAEKKPVDVKKSMKNFQNATTNLIKALDKLESFLSGPAGFANESLSALIFLLIGFAMIGTFFLSAFIPWKALQIGAGWGVIIAGHPTLLKRIVAILDELEKSDDEEKPKESPVIAILQKVQKKEFINDEPPQGETVEIFELQRQGLTPRQWDSWVFTSLVYDLGSSWRQAKKRPPGAPFLGDVEAPEGWLFSKMHDWEVDMNPNEWVGERGLGRCTEMDNDEWVYDVEKGVRGEWRRRRFIRTAFKESTVPKELLGLV
- a CDS encoding uncharacterized protein (Compare to YALI0D11836g, similar to uniprot|P38176 Saccharomyces cerevisiae YBL089W Hypothetical 57.1 kDa protein possible amino acid permease); protein product: MTQAEPSSRQSTDMQYGSVHSEPLEPVSSAYQATGTIMSSVINLVNTIVGAGILAMPFALRQNSLFLGVFLIIMSGSLSGFGLFLQGRCAFYAPARQASFFALASQTYPSLSVIFDIAIAVKCFGVGVSYLIIVGDLMPQVVQSLFNPGDNTQFIVSREFWILASVAIVVPLSYLRKIDSLKYTSLVALISVGYLIVLVVAYYLFSDISSTRAPISLFKPAKISNVLSCFPIIVFAFTCHQNMFSIVNELQHRTAANINRVVATSISFSAFCYCLVGVTGYLSFGNIVSGNIVSMYPSSVATEIARFCIAFMVVLSYPLQCHPCRASLDHTYSWFQSSGFVKSLAHKVSWSRLPSSEEEMVHPTSGGQPGSMTTARFGIVTTIIVVASYITALTVESLELMLAFVGSTGSTSISFILPGLFAYKLIGADASNSEDWLKWSGLALCLYGVLVMIVSLGINIYLLL